Genomic segment of Williamwhitmania taraxaci:
TTTTGCATCATCTTTGATAAAGCAAAGAAAACAAATATCACCATGGTAACTTTAGGGAAATTAGTAGCAGTATTAACCATCATTTGTCTACCCTTAATGGGTTTTACAAGCAATGCCATCACCGGGTCGATAAAGGGAGATGGTGATCTTGTTGTTAAAAATTCCGAAAGCAACCCTTTCACCCAATTGGTTGCCAATTTTGCATATTCCTCCGAGGGCAACACTGAAAACAACATCACGGTTGTTTTGCAAAACACCGGTGATCAAAAGGTATCAGTTTATGCAGAAAAGAACCTTCAATCTTACATTGAAACAAAAACCGAAAACGGCATTCTTTATCTGAGTGTGCGAAAAGGAAAAAAATTAAGTCCAACGAGTGCAATTACTATTTATGTGGATGCCTCAACGCTAAAACACATTTCCGGCAAAGGAAATTTAAGATTAGCGTGTACAGCACCCCTCAACTCCGAATCCTTAAGCATCACTTTTGATGGAGTGCTAAACGGATCATTGGAGGTTAACGTAAACAATCTTCAGGTTAACGTAACCGGAGTGTATGAATTTGGATTATTTGGAAAGGCCGACAACGCAACCATTAAAACATCGGGCGTTGGAACACTCGATCACTCCCTGCTTGTAACAAAAAAATTGGAAGCCAAAATAAATAGCATTTCAAAAAAGAATTTTCACAGCTTAATTGCTCAGAGATAAAGATAAGGGTTAGTTAAATTAGGTTAGTTTTAGGTAAGAAAGGGCTTCGGCCCTTTTTTTTATGTATTTTCACACCAAAGCAAATGCCGTTCAATCGGGAAGAAAACTTGATTTTATGAGAACTAAACTACTTGAAACTGCTGAGAAAGTTGGATTCAACATTGATGGAAGAAAAATGTATTCCAGTCCAAAAACCGAAATCATCCATCTTGATCTGAAATTTGGAGAGGTAATCGAAATGCACTCAAATCCTTTCGATGTTGTATTCTACATTCTTGAAGGTGCCGGGATCATTGAGACCCCCGACGAACAGATAACAGTAGAGCAGGACATGTGCATTGAGATATCGGCGGCGGAACCACGCCTAATCAGAAACATTGGCGCTGATAGCCTAAGGGTATTAGCCGTAAAGATATTCTAGCCAGCCTAATCGCCATATAACACAGGAGAATTCCCCTTCTACCTACAATCCTCAAAAAGAGAGTAAACAACCAAAGGCCCTGGAGCAAATTCAAGGGAAAACTGATTGCCCAAAGATTCATTCAATGTTCCCTGCCACCACATATCAAGGGTAGCGTTGGTCAATGGATATTTTAAGTTTTGAGTGGTCAACTTTGTTTGCGTATCAAATGAAAAAAGCGAAACCTGCTGTCCCTCGAAACTCTGAACTACTCCAGAACTCAGCATTGGCAGCAACACACCTGTATCGGTAACCATTACTACCTCCATCCCCTGCTGCGCATAACTTACCATTAACGCAACATTCCCAATAGTGTGATCTTCGCGTAGCCCTGTTGCACCTATAATCGCAACCGATTTAAAACCATTTTTCCGACAAAACATGATTGCTTTTGTAAGATCATTGCTATTTTGATCGGGATCATGATGCAGCTTATCTGCAAAAACCGACTTCACCTCGATGGGAAGCGAATCTAAATCACCAACTACGGCATCGGGGACTCGTCCTTTCCCGAGATGCTTAACAGCGGCTCCATCGCAGCAAAGCAAGTATTTTGCCCGCCGCAATACCCTAACCGGAGTTTCGTGGGTTGGATATTGCCCATTTGCCAGAATTACAGCATCAAACTCTTTATCTAACAGCATACAAATCATCTAAAATACAGGCTATTCTATTCGGATCAACTAACTGAATCCAAAGGCTTCTCCTCAATACTTTTTTGCCACTGGTAATAGCCAACCACCGCAAGTGTAGTATAGAAAAAGAACAATATAGATGTTGGATACAACCCTTTCCAGATATACAAACCTAAAGATACCCCATTTACTAAAACCCACAACCACCATTGCTCAATATATTTTCGGGTAAGCATCCATGTGGCTACAATACTCAGAGCAGTGGTAAAAGCATCTCCAATGGGCACAGGTGAATCCGTAAACCTACCCAGAACCCATGCCATCAATAAAAACATCAGCAAAAAAGCAACAAACAAATACTTCCATAAGTAAACTGGTGTTCGCGAAACACGAAGAGGCGTCGCTTCTGCTCCGTTATTTTTCTGCTTTTTTCCATACAGCCAGGCATACCATCCATACAAACTGATTACAACATAGTAAACATTTAAGGCCATATCGGCATAGAACTTCGACTCTAAAAAGACTACAATATATAGTCCGGAGGTTAGAATCCCCACTGGCCACAACCAAACATTCTCCTTTACTTCAAGGATGAGAAAAATAAAGCCCGAAACGGCACCAAAAATCTCCCATATATGATTAAACGACCAACTCACTATCTGTTCCATAATCCGTATGCCAATATGGCCAATTTGTTTAAAAGTTTAAAGTAAGGCGCACACTCACATTACGCCCAGCCTGAGGAAAGTAACCATCATCAATGTAATCGGCTGAGCCATCGGCAAACTGAGCCCGATATACCCATCCGTTGACAAGATACTCTCTATCGAGTATATTGTTAACCATTAAAGCCATTGTTACAGTAGATTTATCCAATCCCAAACGATACTCAAGCCGCGAATCAAGAACGGCATAGCCATTGATTTTCCGCAGATTGCTCGAACTATTATCGATATACTGCTTACCCACCTGCTTACCTAAAAGAGTAACCCGAAGATTCTTTAACGGCTCAACCATTATGGATCCTCCTGAAACAATTTCGGGTGAAAAAGAGATATTGGTTTCGCCCAAATAATTTACTCGCTGCCCCACAGGATTCCAACCATTCTGATCGTCATTTAAATCGACATACTCAACAAAATCAGTGATCCTGTTTCGAGTCAACGCCAAATTACCAGACAGAACAAGCCATGATTTTGGACTATATGAAGCCTCGACTTCAATACCGGCACGATAACTTTTCGCCACATTTGTCATTAAGGGATAGCCCACCTCGTTTAGTTTCCCGGTATTCACGAGTTGATTCTTATAGTCCATAAGAAAGATTGTTGATTTGAGCGCTAAAAACTTATTTGCAAACCCATAACCTAACTCATAATCAAACAATCGCTCCGATTTTGGTTTTGTGGCACCCCCCTCCTTCGACGCATCCTTCAGATCACTGCGAGCTGGTTCTCGGTTAGCAACAGCAAAAGAAGCGTAAGCAGAATGTCCATTAAAAAGAAATGAAGCACCGACCTTAGGATTAAGAAAATCCCAACGCGTTGTTTGCCATAGTTCTTTGTTATCGCTATCGGGTCCTTTCATCTTATAGTAGATATAGCGGTATTGCATATCCCCATATAGAGTCAAATGCGGCAAGACCTCTAACTGCGCTTTAAAAAACGAATTAAAATCATCCTTGACGCTATTATTGAAATACCATTCGTAGTCATTTGGAATAGTTTGATTCTTCTCAACCCATTTTAGCTTGCCAAAGTGATCGCCGTTGTAACGATTTGCACCGCCACCCAGAACAAGATCAACTATTCCTGCTTTATAGTTAAGGGAATATGTTCCGCCGTAAAACTGATTATTGAGCCATTTCTGCTGAACAAAATCTGACTTAGTTTGTAAAATACCGCCTACTAACTGATTCGTCAACAAGTATTTTGAAAATTTCGCATCATCCTTGTACTCCTCATAGTAACCACGACCAACAGTAAGGTGGGCTGCTGCATTAAAAGTTAACCTTGGAGCAACTTGCAAGGAATAAATGAGCTGATAGTGATTCTGAAAATAGTTGTCTTGCTCCTTGGCATAGCGATGGAGCAAACCATTGCCATCATAGTACAAGCCAGATGGATTATACTGCCTATTGGTATCCAACGAAGAAGAAGGAACCCCGTTCCAACTAATGTCGGTATGCTCCTCGCCCATAATAAAATTAGCCCTCAACACACTCTTCTCGGTAAGCCGTGCACCTGAAATCTGCAGCGAGGTGTGATCCGAGCCACTATGATCAACATACCCGTCGGACTTGAGTTTGGAATACCTCACATCAAACGAGAACTTATCATGAATCAACCCCGATCCAGTTGCAACACTTACCTTCTGGGTATTAAAGGCACCATAAGTCAAATCGATATTCCCATATGCCTCAGAGGGTGCGGTAAGTGTTTGAATGCTTACCGTGCCGCCAAAAGCACCAGCACCATTGGTAGAAGCCCCAACACCTCGTTGAACCTGCAAAGAGCTAATACTACTAGCCAAATCGGGAAGATCGACCCAAAACACGGTTTGCGATTCAGCATCGTTGAGTGGAATTCCGTTGAGCGTTACATTTATCCGAGATGGATCAACCCCTCGAATCCGAAAAGCAGTATTCCCAATTCCGCCGCCACTTTCGGAGGTAGATACCACTGAAGGCAAACTTCCCAGAATGAGCGGCAGGTCATTCGCGCCATTTGCATCATTCAGTTTGGCTTTTGAGATAGTAGTGACAGTCATCGGAGTCTTTGAATTTGCTCGAATACCGCTTACAACCACCTCTTCGCCCATTACCGATCGGGGTAACAACTTTATTTCCTGGAAAACATCACCCGTAACTTGAAGTTCGACAACGCAATCCAGATATCCCATATAGCTCACACGAAGACTATACTTGCCGGCTTTAAGTCCTGATATCTCAAACAATCCATCCTGATTTGTATACGCGCCCTTGAAGGTATGCACCAACGCAACTGAGGCGCCAATCAATGGATTATTACTTTCATCCACAACGCTACCCTTCAATTGCCATCCAACCAAAGAACCACTCTCGGCAAAAGTCGCCAGAGAGAATAAACCAAGACAGAAAATAAATATTAAATTTTTCATTTCAATTTTATTTCGAATAACACCCAAGGAAACAATTCGCTAGCCAAGGATGCGCGTCAAACGACGACACATACAAGCTGATTATCGCTGATTGTTGCCAATTAAAACAATGTGCAAATCAGTCAGAACGACACAATGACATAAGCCGGCATTTTGCCAAAGTGAAATTCTGAAATCGTCTGTAAGGGGAAGTAAATTCTGATAAAATATACTTTTTTCCCTACGCCGGCACTACCCGGATCAGGTAAAAGGGTATGATCTCAGCCCGTAATATTAAGGCACCCCCAAAAGACACGACAAAGGTAAACGAAAAAAATTATAACAAACAACTAAAACAGCAGATGATTGAGAAAATCATTGACTAATAGGCCACTATAATTAGGATCTTCAATTATATGAAACGCAAAAAAGGCCGGAAACCTCCGACCTTTTAATAGCGTTATTGTCGATTACTCGATGCTGAGTACCTCTTTAAATGCTTGCTTAAGACTATCTTTAGGCAGTGCACCCATAGCCATTTGCGGTTGACCTTCTACCGGAATGAATAGCATGGAAGGAATGGATTTAATACCAAACACCGAAGCTAACTCTTGCTGATCCTCGGTATCCACCTTATAGATGTCGATTTTTCCGTCATACTCCTTTGCCAACTCCTCGAGAATAGGGCCTACAGTTTTGCAAGGGCCACACCAATTAGCATAAAAATCAACCAAAGCAGGTCTTTTCCCTTCAAACTTCCATTCAGAATTTTTCTCGTAGTCGAAAACCTTGGTTTTAAATGTGTCTACAGTTAAATGCTCCAACATAATCTTTGTTTTTTTAGTTTTATATACTCTTATTTACATTTCTACATGTGTATATACAAATTCCATTCCAAAAGATGAATTTAAAAGATTAAACCATTTAACGACAAAAATGTTTGTAGTTTTGTCGCAAAACCTAGCAATTTGGCAGATGCTATAAACTACTAGAAAAGATAACCCAAAGAACATTAACAATTTCCACACATACAAACAAGCCAACCTTGGCTAAAGCATAACGAAACAAAAGAATGAACAGACATCTAAAGAATCCAATTTTTAATATTATTGCCCAAGTAGCCGAAGAAAAAAAACTACCAGCATATGTCATTGGCGGTTTTGTGCGCGACTGTTTGCTTGAGCGACCTTCCAAGGATATCGATATTGTAGTGCAAGGCAGCGGAATTGAAATGGCGGAAGGAGTTGCGGCTAAGGCTGGCGGAGTTAACGTTACCGTTTTTAAAAACTTTGGGACTGCCATGCTCCGCTTTGGGGATATGGAAATTGAATTCGTGGGTGCCCGCAAGGAGTCATACCAACGTGAGTCCCGAAAACCCATTGTGGAAAACGGAACCCTAGAGGACGATCAAAACCGCAGGGACTTCACCATTAACGCACTTGCTATAAGCCTCAACAAAAATGATTACGGCCGATTAATTGATCCTTTCGGCGGAATAGATGACCTGAAAAACAAGATACTGAGGACACCCCTTGACCCTGAAACAACATTCTCGGACGATCCATTACGAATGATTCGAGCCATTCGCTTTGCAGCACAATTGGGCTTTCGCATTGAGGAAAAAGCACTCCAGTCTATCTCCGACATGAAAGATAGGATCACCATAGTATCGAAAGAGCGAATTGCTGACGAGCTCAATAAAATAATTGTGTCGCCTCGCCCATCGTTAGGCTTTGTTCTATTTGACAAGACTGGGCTTTTGACCTACATCTTCCCTGCTCTCGAAAAGCTCAAGGGTGTGGAGACAAAAGAAGGGAAAGGACATAAGGAAAACTTCTCGCATACGCTAAAAGTGCTGGAGAACCTAAGGGCCAACACCGATGACCTTTGGCTTCTATGGGCAGCACTTCTGCACGACATTGCAAAACCTGCCACAAAGGCATATAATGCAAAACAAGGTTGGACCTTTCACGCACACGAGTTTGTCGGTGCCAAGATGGTTCCGGGCATCTTTCGCGAGATGAAGCTCCCTCTCAACGAAAAGATGAAGTATGTTCAGAAACTGGTGCAACTTCACTTACGGCCAATTGTACTTTCGAAGGATGAGGTAACCGACTCGGCAGTAAGGCGATTACTATTTGAAGCAGGTGAGGATATTGAGGATTTAATGATGCTTTGCGAGGCGGATATCACCTCGAAAAACGAGGCAACCGTCAGGCGACATCTTGGAAATTTTGCATTAGTACGCGAAAAGCTTAAAGAAATAGAGGAAAAAGATGCTATCCGTATTTTCCAACCGCCAATTACCGGCGAGGTTATAATGGCTGTTTTCGAGGTTGGCCCATGTAGAGCAATTGGTGAGATCAAAAACGATATTAAAGAAGCTATCCTAGATGGATTAATCCAAAACAACTACGAAGAAGCGTATGCCTTGATGCTCGAAAGAGCAAAAGACTTTAACCTTACTGCCAAGCATGACTTCAGCAGCGGTTTTAATACTGCCTCCGAATTGTAAGTAAAACCGGCAAGTGATCGCTAAAGCCACCATGATACCGAAAACCAATAAAGGTACGAAATGGTCTTTGTCCAGTATAGGCATCATCACGTTCAAGCAAGAATGGTGCATCAAAGACTTTACAACTGCTCATAGGAACGCGCAGGGCATTGTATTCACTAAGCAATGCTTCCGACACCATAACTTGATCGATAACAGCCCATCGACCCTGATACTTGTGAGTTCCCATTCCATTTGCATAAAGAAGGGAAGATAGGTTAACCAAGGTTTTATTGTGCGATTTTGGTTCGAGATGAGTCCTCGTCTTGAGAATCTTAGCGACCTCAACATTGGTTGCTTCATCATTAAAATCGCCCATCACCACAATATTGGCCATACTATCACACCGCAATACTGAATCCACCGCCATCGACAATATAGTTGCCGCATAACTGCGAGCATGTTCGGTTTCAAGTTCGCCCCCATACTTGGACGGCCAGTGGTTTAAAAAAATATGCAGGCTATCGGTTCCATCGACCAGAAACTTTGCATAAAGAATGTCACGCGAAGGATGATCATCGAATTCATACGATCTGATAAAGCGAGAATTTTTCAACCAGAGTCGTTTACTCCGATAAAGCAGTGCCACATCGATACCTCTAAAATCAGGAGATTCAGCATGCACTATCCGGTATTCGAACTTGGAAAGCGGGGAGTTATAAACTAATCGATTGAGAACAAATCGATTTTCAACCTCACACAAGCCAACAATCAATGGGGGTTCGAACTTTCCTGAGGCTACAAGAACCTTACATATCCCATCAATCTTTTTCTCCATTTTATTCCAACTCCAATGGCGGGCACCTTCAATGGTAAACTCCTGATCGAGCTTTAAGGTATCGTGAAATGGATCGAAAAGATTCTCTACGTTATACCAAAGCATATCGATCTTAGTGGAATCTTGACCGCAAAGCGACCCTATGCAGAAGAAGGAATACAGGACAATAAAAAAAGTTCTCATGGCAGAACAAATTTAAGTAATCAGCCCACCTACTAGTATAATCTTCGTCTAACGTCTACTTGGTTTCTCAATACGTTCAAAAGCACCTGCATCCGGATGGCTATCGGCAATCCGAGACTCACCCTTCAAATCGACAGGGTATAGTTCACCATAATCCAAACGTCCAAAATCCTTGGCAGGCGAAAGCGTATCGAGGAGGTAGGAAAACTTAACAATGTCAGCAAATTTCGGATCTTCCCGTTTAACACCACTATAGTGTGGTAGCGTGAATTCCGTGCCGCTCGGAATCCGAACAATAGAGTTTTCAAATGTATAATTCATCTTAGATGGAGAGGTAGTGCCATAATAGGAATTATCAACCCATACCTCGTTGGACATACTGCCATATACGATGCAATTCACAAAATCGGCCCGATCTAAATCCCTAGCAACCATAGTGGATGCCCCGCCCATAGTGGTAATATAGTAGTTGTTCAACCATAATTGTGGATACTTGCGGGAATAGTAAGTGCCCCAATAATTAGCCAACGTACAGTGCACAAATTCATAGTTTCCGCCATAAACAAGCGCCACCGTTGCTTGTCCACAATTGGCAAATAGACAATTTGATGCTCTGACAATTGCACCACGTGCAAGTAGTCCAATTGCCGACATATTTTCCACTCTACTATTTTGAATAATAAGCGTGGGCGTATTGGCTACAGCAAAGGTGTCGACCTGAACACCATTGACTGCATTCTTTATATTTACCCAATTTAGCAAATTGCCATAACTACCCGGCCGGAAATAGAGGCCGCCCCACTGCCCCGCCTTAGTCGCGTAGAAATCTTCCAATCGATCGCCCTGAAATGAAATCGGGTTTTCTTCCGTCCCATTGGCCTTGAGCGAACCATCCACATAAAGCCTCGAATTATTGTGGAAGTAAAATCTAGCGCCAGCCTCAATTGTTAAATTCGCACCAGCAGACACAACCACATCTCCGTAAATCAAATAAGGCTTATTGGCGGTAAATACCTGAGTAGCGATAACAGACGTGTTGAGCAAAACAACATCCTGCCCCCATGCTAAGAGTTTTATCGACTGTAAGTTTCCATTAAGATTAAACAAAATGGAATCTTCAATTGCTAAGGGAGAGTCACTGCCCTGAGGATCGACAGTTACATTTACGAAGACATAAATAGAGTCGCCAGCGGCCATTTCAAGATTCTGGATTTTCGGCCCCGGTTCCCCATCAATATTTATGCGGAATGACGAGAATGAACCACCGGAAAGAGTTACATCCGAGATATTAACCCGTTGGCTACCTTTATTGTAGACTTTAAACCGAGCAGTAGCACTCCCCACCGTGGTAAATACGGTATCGAACATAACAGTATCGCGCGAAAACAATAATCTGTCGCTCGCAGAATGGCTAATTTCATCCTTCTGGCATGCTAAGAAGAAAAAAAATAAAAATGTTGCCGCTATAAATAAAAATCTCATTTTCAGAATTACCAGATTTAACATCAAATATACATCAAAAGCAACAAAACCGACAAACAATCGTTTGTTCACCAAGATATTTGCAGGAATAGATATGCAAAGCTAAAACAATCCATGCTATAAACGTTCAAAACAAATTAGTATTTTGCTTGCAAACAAATTCACATTTGCTCTGTGTGGGATACCGAAGTAAAAACGACAAAAAACTCAACAACACTTAACGTTTATCTGCATAATAGCAAAAATGAATACAAGTTAAACTCACTACAAATTCTCGATAGTAAAAAAAACATCTTTACAATGAAGAAGAATTTTATACATTTGGCTCAACAAACTGTATCTTTTTGGTAATGGAGCCCGAAATACTAAGAGCAGAAGAAGAAAGTCTAATCGAGATAATGTTCATTTTGCGTGAATGCGCAAAAGATCTTATTTCGAAAGGATATTCACATTGGAATAGTGCCTACCCTTCGTTCGTTACCATTAGTGAGGACATAAAGAAAGGCAACCTATACCTACTTCGGAATAACGGTGGGACTATTGGAGTTATCACACTAAACGACGAACAAGATTCTTCATACGATCAACTTAAGTGGACCAGCAACAGTAACGCGCTTATTGTAAACCGACTTGCGATTCATCCGTTCTTCCAGAAAAAAGGGTTTGCGAAAATACTAATGGCTTTTGCTGCTGATTTCGCAAAGAAAGAGGGTTACAAATCAATCCGACTTGACACCTTTGCTGGAAACAAAGACACATTACACTTTTTCGAACGTTGCGGATTCTCAAAGGTTGGAGAAACCGCTCTATCGAAAGATTTAAACATTTATGCCTGCTTCGAGAAAGAACTCTAAGCGCTACAATACAAAAAAAGGCCTTTCGAGAAAAAGACCATTTCATTTCAACTTAGCATTTCATAGAGATAGTGGTTCCCCCATGTAGTAGTCGAGAATCTTCTTTCGAAGAATAAAATTATACTTGGAATTAATAAGGTTGGTCTCGGCCTCAAACTGATTTTTACGGGCAATACCCAAATCGATAGAACTTATACCCCCAAGTTCAAATTTTTCCTTCGCCGCTTCCCACGAAGCCGATGTGGCATCAAACTTTTCCGTAGCCGCCTGAAAATTACTCCACGCGCCAGTAGTTTCAAGGAAAGTGCTCGTCAGCTCTTTTGTGACAGAGTTTTCTACCTGCTCGTAGCTGTGCTCAGCATACTTCAGGCTAATCTTACTCTTTGTCCGAGCAGTTTGAGCGGAATACTTATTAAGTATAGGGATAGAAACGCCCACATATATCGTTTTCCTTAGATTCGCATCAATTTGATCGCGATAGCTATACGATGGATACATCCGGGTTGGATCATTGTTAGCCTTATTCGCATCGATACCATTATCGGCAAACCATGTATTGTAGTTATAGCCCGCATAAAACCGAGGAGTTAAACGCCCAATGGCTGCATAATAGTTCATTTCCTTTACTCGAACTTGGTTCGAAGCCGATTTAATTTCAGGGAATTGACCTCGAGAATTAGCATCCAACGCTGCCAAGTCCGGTAAAATAGCACTGAGACTACTATCCGTCAAATTAGGGCTAGCCACCTCGAACGACTGCGCATCGGCAATATCAAGAAATTGGGCCAACTCCAGCAAATTCAACTGATACTGGTTTTTATACGACACTTCGTCTGCCAAACTTCTTGCAAACTGAGCCTTAAGTTCCAGAAATTCCGCATTAGAAATCCCACCCAAACTATAAATTTCTTCACCCTTAATTTTCTGTTGCTGCGATATTTCAGTCTGTTGCTTTGATGCGGTATACAAATCACGCTTAAAAAGCACATCGATATACTTCACCATTATTCGAATAGAAATATTCTTTTGCTCCACAGCTAAATCCGCTTTCGCTCGTTCATAGTCGTAATGAGCCGCCCGCACATCGTTTACTAATGCAAAACCATGAAAAAGAGTTACCTCTCCTGAGAGTGAAAGTTGACCATTGGCAACACGAGCGTTCTCATACATTCCTGCGTTATAGTTATAATCCAAACCGTTAACCAGAGCATAACTGCCTCCAGCAACAGCGGTGGGCACCATTTCAAAATAGGACTGAGTCTTATCGGCCTTGCTAAGATTTATCTCCAGTGCCTTTTTCTTCAACTCTAGATTATTGTCGGTAGCATATCGAAGACACTCCGAAAGAGTCCACTGTTTCTGGGCAAAGACAGATAAACTAACTAATAAAAATAGAAAGCAAAGTATGTAATTCTTCATTTTTAAAATACTTAGAGAACCTGAATGAAATTATTCTCGCGACGTACCAATTCTTCCTGAGTCAGAATAGGGCTACAACCTTTAAATAAAGAATCAGGTCTTGCCTGCGATGTAACCCCTTTAAAAAGCAGGAGCAGATCAGACTCTGAGACCTCCACAAACGAACCAGACATCTCCATAACAACCACATCAATCGCAACCTGCGAACTCAATGGTGTCCGCAATGAAATTGGCGAATCTGGATTAATTACTATCTGCTTTTGGTGCACCTGCCCCCCTTGACCCTCAACTGCACTCGCTGTATCAGTAACGAATATACCGCCGAGACAAAGTGCAAATACCAAAAATATTCTCATCACCTTATGCGTTTAAAATTAAACAAGACAGTTTCAATTGCGCTTACGGAATAGTACATGTATGTGCTTGGCGTCAGGATCAGGTGTGTAAATTTGAATCAACTCCCATTCTGAACTAATTGAGGAGATACTCTCCCTTAGTCTTACGACATTATAAAGGGTAGAATCGTCAGAATGATTGTCGTTTTCAGTATTCCATGGAAACGATTCCAGCTTGTAGCTAAAAGAAATCTCCTTCCCTTCGAGCCGAAAAATTATTTCGGCGACCTGCCCCTCAGGTATAGAAGGAACAGGAATGCAAATTTCTCTCATGGCCTAGCAGTTTAATTACAATATTTTTTTGACATTCTCCGTTACAACGTGTCCGTCGAAAAGATGGATTATGCGATGAGCCTTTTCAGCATCACTGGGAGAGTGCGTAACCATAACGATTGTTGTCCCTTCGCTATTCAACTCCGACAGTAAATTCATCACCTCTTCGCCGTTGGCCGAATCGAGATTACCCGTAGGCTCATCGGCCAAAATTAACTTTGGATTAGCAACAACAGCCCGAGCTATTGCAACGCGTTGCTGTTGACCGCCTGAGAGTTGTTGTGGGAAGTGATTTCGCCTGTGCGACATCTTCATTCTGTCGAGAACCGCCTCAACCTTTTTCTTGCGCTCCGAAGAGGAAACTCCAAGGTAAAGCAGAGGTAGCTCCACGTTTTCGAAAACGGTAAGTTCATCAATCAGATTAAAACTCTGAAAAACAAAGCCGATATTGGCTTTACGCAGATTTGTGCGCTGCTTCTCCTTGAACTTTGAGACTTCATGCCCAACGAAGTATATCTCCCCTCCCGAGGGGTTGTCGAGCAAGCCAATAATATTTAGGAAAGTAGACTTTCCGCAGCCCGATGGACCCATTATTGCAACAAACTCACCATCCTTAACATGAATATTCACCTTATTAAGTGCGGTGGTTTCCACCTCTTCGGTTCTGAAAACCTTTACTAAATCAACAGTCTTTAGCATGGCATTAATTTTTATGTATTAAGCGTGTATAGTATTAATCTTTTAAAATCAGCTTATCAACTTCCCCAAATGTGTCGTAGCTGGAAACAATAACCTTTTCGCCCGA
This window contains:
- a CDS encoding endonuclease/exonuclease/phosphatase family protein codes for the protein MRTFFIVLYSFFCIGSLCGQDSTKIDMLWYNVENLFDPFHDTLKLDQEFTIEGARHWSWNKMEKKIDGICKVLVASGKFEPPLIVGLCEVENRFVLNRLVYNSPLSKFEYRIVHAESPDFRGIDVALLYRSKRLWLKNSRFIRSYEFDDHPSRDILYAKFLVDGTDSLHIFLNHWPSKYGGELETEHARSYAATILSMAVDSVLRCDSMANIVVMGDFNDEATNVEVAKILKTRTHLEPKSHNKTLVNLSSLLYANGMGTHKYQGRWAVIDQVMVSEALLSEYNALRVPMSSCKVFDAPFLLERDDAYTGQRPFRTFIGFRYHGGFSDHLPVLLTIRRQY
- a CDS encoding right-handed parallel beta-helix repeat-containing protein: MRFLFIAATFLFFFFLACQKDEISHSASDRLLFSRDTVMFDTVFTTVGSATARFKVYNKGSQRVNISDVTLSGGSFSSFRINIDGEPGPKIQNLEMAAGDSIYVFVNVTVDPQGSDSPLAIEDSILFNLNGNLQSIKLLAWGQDVVLLNTSVIATQVFTANKPYLIYGDVVVSAGANLTIEAGARFYFHNNSRLYVDGSLKANGTEENPISFQGDRLEDFYATKAGQWGGLYFRPGSYGNLLNWVNIKNAVNGVQVDTFAVANTPTLIIQNSRVENMSAIGLLARGAIVRASNCLFANCGQATVALVYGGNYEFVHCTLANYWGTYYSRKYPQLWLNNYYITTMGGASTMVARDLDRADFVNCIVYGSMSNEVWVDNSYYGTTSPSKMNYTFENSIVRIPSGTEFTLPHYSGVKREDPKFADIVKFSYLLDTLSPAKDFGRLDYGELYPVDLKGESRIADSHPDAGAFERIEKPSRR
- a CDS encoding GNAT family N-acetyltransferase → MEPEILRAEEESLIEIMFILRECAKDLISKGYSHWNSAYPSFVTISEDIKKGNLYLLRNNGGTIGVITLNDEQDSSYDQLKWTSNSNALIVNRLAIHPFFQKKGFAKILMAFAADFAKKEGYKSIRLDTFAGNKDTLHFFERCGFSKVGETALSKDLNIYACFEKEL
- a CDS encoding TolC family protein, encoding MKNYILCFLFLLVSLSVFAQKQWTLSECLRYATDNNLELKKKALEINLSKADKTQSYFEMVPTAVAGGSYALVNGLDYNYNAGMYENARVANGQLSLSGEVTLFHGFALVNDVRAAHYDYERAKADLAVEQKNISIRIMVKYIDVLFKRDLYTASKQQTEISQQQKIKGEEIYSLGGISNAEFLELKAQFARSLADEVSYKNQYQLNLLELAQFLDIADAQSFEVASPNLTDSSLSAILPDLAALDANSRGQFPEIKSASNQVRVKEMNYYAAIGRLTPRFYAGYNYNTWFADNGIDANKANNDPTRMYPSYSYRDQIDANLRKTIYVGVSIPILNKYSAQTARTKSKISLKYAEHSYEQVENSVTKELTSTFLETTGAWSNFQAATEKFDATSASWEAAKEKFELGGISSIDLGIARKNQFEAETNLINSKYNFILRKKILDYYMGEPLSL
- a CDS encoding ABC transporter ATP-binding protein: MLKTVDLVKVFRTEEVETTALNKVNIHVKDGEFVAIMGPSGCGKSTFLNIIGLLDNPSGGEIYFVGHEVSKFKEKQRTNLRKANIGFVFQSFNLIDELTVFENVELPLLYLGVSSSERKKKVEAVLDRMKMSHRRNHFPQQLSGGQQQRVAIARAVVANPKLILADEPTGNLDSANGEEVMNLLSELNSEGTTIVMVTHSPSDAEKAHRIIHLFDGHVVTENVKKIL